One window of the Cryptomeria japonica chromosome 7, Sugi_1.0, whole genome shotgun sequence genome contains the following:
- the LOC131056897 gene encoding coniferyl alcohol acyltransferase translates to MASVNFSISKDYEFKIVNTEVIVPALPMQQYIVPLSNLDLTIPPVSVHVFFCYKNPFPRTFASALSHLKTSLSKVLVSYYVLAGRMVTDSIGLPKVHCNNKGVRFTQAYAAAALSQLNLYNPDESVQGKLVPLLSKPFQEDGIPVFAVQVTEFSCGGIVVGCTFDHRIADAYSANMLLTSWANLCRNDSNVPLNPSITRSILCPRDSPAYCAEIDNTYVRHTSQECGQENPHPPSLASRIYYLDVKNIMDLQFNANKDGKRCTKLEVFSAYLWKLMICTQKVKDTMNCKIGIVVDGRPHLKEIGVSANYFGNVLILPFAESDASCIKSKSLCWSAGLIHDAIQSAANEEHFQSLIDLVETTQPTPVLAKIYCREDDNQSSGPAVLVSSGLRFPLYEVDFGWGKPTFGSYHFPWGGEAGYVMPTQSPAGDGSWIVYMHLPLEQLNAIESDPNRILLPVTQDFLHLA, encoded by the exons ATGGCTTCTGTTAACTTCTCAATTTCCAAAGAttatgagttcaagattgttaacACAGAAGTTATAGTGCCTGCTCTTCCAATGCAGCAGTACATCGTTCCTCTGTCAAACCTGGATCTCACTATTCCTCCAGTTTCTGTGCATGTCTTCTTCTGTTATAAAAATCCCTTTCCTAGGACTTTCGCATCAGCACTATCTCATCTCAAGACTTCCCTCTCGAAGGTGTTAGTGTCCTACTATGTACTTGCAGGAAGAATGGTTACAGATAGTATTGGCCTACCAAAGGTTCATTGCAATAACAAGGGAGTTCGCTTCACCCAAGCTTATGCTGCAGCTGCTCTTTCTCAGCTGAATTTATACAACCCTGATGAGTCTGTGCAGGGGAAGCTTgttcctttactttcaaaaccctttCAGGAAGATGGCATTCCTGTCTTTGCTGTTCAG GTGACAGAGTTTAGTTGTGGAGGTATTGTTGTTGGCTGCACATTCGACCACAGAATTGCAGATGCATACTCTGCAAACATGCTTTTGACAAGTTGGGCAAACCTTTGTAGAAATGACTCAAATGTACCTCTGAATCCAAGCATCACTCGCTCTATATTGTGCCCTCGAGATTCCCCTGCTTACTGTGCTGAAATTGACAATACGTATGTGAGGCATACTTCACAAGAATGCGGCCAAGAAAATCCTCACCCACCTTCTTTAGCAAGTAGAATTTACTATCTAGATGTGAAGAACATTATGGATCTGCAATTTAATGCAAACAAAGATGGTAAGCGCTGTACAAAATTAGAGGTGTTCAGTGCTTACTTATGGAAGCTAATGATATGCACCCAGAAGGTCAAGGACACTATGAATTGTAAAATAGGAATAGTAGTAGATGGCCGCCCACACTTAAAGGAGATTGGAGTTTCTGCTAATTACTTTGGCAATGTCCTAATCTTGCCCTTTGCTGAGTCTGATGCTAGTTGTATAAAAAGCAAATCACTTTGTTGGAGTGCAGGGTTAATTCATGATGCCATACAGAGTGCAGCAAACGAGGAGCATTTTCAAAGCTTAATTGACTTGGTGGAAACTACACAGCCAACACCTGTCTTAGCCAAGATTTACTGCAGAGAAGATGACAATCAGTCCAGTGGACCTGCAGTTTTGGTGTCTTCTGGACTGCGGTTTCCTTTGTATGAGGTTGATTTTGGATGGGGAAAGCCTACGTTTGGAAGTTACCATTTCCCTTGGGGTGGTGAAGCGGGGTATGTCATGCCAACTCAGAGCCCTGCAGGAGACGGTAGTTGGATTGTATACATGCATCTTCCTCTGGAACAGTTAAATGCAATTGAATCTGATCCCAATCGCATTCTACTTCCAGTCACACAAGATTTCTTACATTTGGCTTAG